A single window of Luteipulveratus halotolerans DNA harbors:
- a CDS encoding NAD(P)/FAD-dependent oxidoreductase, which produces MSTGRVDLSLVIPRGVRDEEFHNAITESLSDWGWTTGGPVVDVVQIVADDETAELGALRDFLDRMGIPTRVYPSTHPAGKDVVARAISAGRPVEQPLVAAFDHDPISRPSIGKLGRVMFGDPDALGDGYVADLAVIGAGPAGLAAAVYGASEGLSTVVLESEAIGGQAGTSSMIRNYLGFPRGISGMRLAQRARFQASRFGARFFAARPVEGLVPGLPGEPHTIRLEGFEVRARSVVIASGVSYRRLGVPAIEDLVGLGVNYGAAMSAARSCAGTDVFVVGGGNSAGQAAMHLSRFARSVSILIRRESLHETMSDYLIREIEANPRIVVRPRTEVVDGGGGTRLEWLKLKGPDGELTKVHAGGLFLLLGAKPCVDWIPDVVGLDERGFVLTGRDVPPEHWDGDVPPAALATTVPGVFAAGDVRSGSMKRVASASGEGAAAVPLVHAYLDACAAEPVPSA; this is translated from the coding sequence ATGAGCACGGGCCGTGTCGACCTGTCCCTCGTGATCCCGCGCGGCGTCCGCGACGAGGAGTTCCACAACGCCATCACCGAGTCACTGTCGGACTGGGGCTGGACCACCGGTGGTCCGGTCGTCGACGTGGTGCAGATCGTGGCGGACGACGAGACCGCCGAGCTGGGTGCGTTGCGTGACTTCCTCGACCGCATGGGCATCCCGACACGGGTCTACCCCTCGACCCATCCCGCGGGCAAGGACGTGGTCGCCCGGGCGATCTCAGCGGGTCGGCCGGTCGAGCAGCCGCTGGTGGCGGCGTTCGACCACGACCCGATCTCACGGCCCTCGATCGGCAAGCTCGGCCGGGTGATGTTCGGTGACCCGGACGCGCTCGGTGACGGCTACGTCGCCGACCTCGCCGTGATCGGTGCCGGGCCGGCCGGTCTCGCGGCCGCGGTCTACGGCGCGTCCGAGGGGCTCTCGACCGTGGTCCTGGAGTCGGAGGCCATCGGCGGGCAGGCCGGGACGAGCTCGATGATCCGCAACTACCTCGGTTTCCCGCGCGGTATCTCCGGGATGCGTCTGGCGCAGCGGGCGCGGTTCCAGGCATCCCGGTTCGGGGCGCGGTTCTTCGCTGCCCGGCCGGTCGAGGGGCTCGTGCCGGGCCTGCCCGGTGAGCCGCACACGATCCGGCTCGAGGGCTTCGAGGTGAGGGCCCGCAGCGTCGTGATCGCGTCGGGCGTCTCCTACCGCCGGCTCGGCGTCCCCGCGATCGAGGACCTGGTGGGCCTCGGCGTCAACTACGGCGCGGCCATGAGCGCGGCCCGCAGCTGTGCGGGCACCGACGTGTTCGTCGTCGGCGGTGGCAACTCCGCCGGCCAGGCCGCGATGCACCTGTCGCGCTTCGCCCGGTCGGTGTCGATCCTGATCCGCCGCGAGTCCCTGCACGAGACGATGTCGGACTACCTGATCCGCGAGATCGAGGCCAACCCGCGCATCGTCGTACGGCCTCGGACCGAGGTCGTCGACGGGGGCGGCGGCACGCGGCTGGAGTGGCTCAAGCTCAAGGGCCCTGACGGCGAGCTCACCAAGGTCCACGCCGGCGGGCTGTTCCTGCTGCTCGGGGCCAAGCCGTGCGTCGACTGGATCCCCGACGTCGTCGGCCTCGACGAGCGTGGCTTCGTGCTGACCGGCCGAGACGTGCCGCCCGAGCACTGGGACGGCGACGTCCCGCCGGCCGCGCTCGCGACCACGGTGCCCGGCGTGTTCGCTGCGGGTGACGTGCGGTCGGGGTCGATGAAGCGGGTCGCGTCGGCGTCCGGCGAGGGTGCGGCCGCCGTACCCCTCGTCCACGCCTACCTCGACGCCTGTGCGGCCGAACCGGTGCCGTCGGCCTAG
- a CDS encoding thiamine-binding protein has product MLFAFSVAPSTTDAEDGSVSGAVAEAIKVVRDSGLPHRTDSMFTTIEGEWDQVMPVIKAACDAVAQHSPRVSLVLKADLRPGYDGQLDAKVVRVDERIRELES; this is encoded by the coding sequence ATGCTCTTCGCGTTCTCCGTCGCCCCGTCCACCACCGACGCCGAGGACGGCTCGGTGAGCGGCGCCGTCGCCGAGGCGATCAAGGTCGTCCGCGACTCCGGTCTGCCGCACCGCACCGACTCGATGTTCACCACCATCGAGGGGGAGTGGGACCAGGTGATGCCGGTCATCAAGGCGGCCTGTGACGCCGTCGCCCAGCACAGCCCGCGAGTGAGCCTGGTGCTCAAGGCCGACCTGCGGCCCGGTTACGACGGTCAGCTCGACGCCAAGGTCGTGCGGGTCGACGAGCGCATCCGAGAGCTCGAGTCATGA
- a CDS encoding GNAT family N-acetyltransferase encodes MSDTNGFRLYAVRAPRIDEADELAELHVQIWRETYADDMRAEFLEALDPAPRAEMWRRVAAEEAEGVAGADGRTVRVAVDPESGRVAGFGMVGPGRDDDPPQPTELRALNIARDHHGRGAAGQLLAATLGDRPAYLWVVEGNARAQAFYRKHGFELDGGRTVDDESGAVELRMTRA; translated from the coding sequence ATGAGCGACACCAACGGTTTTCGTCTGTACGCCGTCCGCGCGCCCCGCATCGACGAGGCTGACGAGCTGGCCGAGCTGCATGTGCAGATCTGGCGCGAGACCTACGCCGACGACATGCGTGCGGAGTTCCTCGAGGCGCTCGACCCCGCCCCGCGTGCCGAGATGTGGAGGCGCGTCGCGGCCGAGGAGGCCGAGGGTGTCGCGGGAGCAGACGGCCGCACCGTGCGGGTCGCCGTGGATCCCGAGTCGGGGCGGGTGGCAGGGTTCGGGATGGTGGGGCCGGGCCGCGACGACGACCCGCCCCAGCCGACGGAGCTGCGGGCGCTCAACATCGCGCGCGACCACCACGGGCGCGGAGCCGCCGGCCAGCTCCTGGCCGCCACGCTCGGCGACCGGCCGGCGTACCTGTGGGTCGTCGAGGGCAACGCGCGGGCGCAGGCGTTCTACCGCAAGCACGGCTTCGAGCTCGACGGCGGCCGGACGGTCGACGACGAGAGCGGCGCAGTCGAGCTGCGCATGACCCGCGCGTGA
- a CDS encoding MarR family winged helix-turn-helix transcriptional regulator, translating to MSAARRLSFDPIRRAADQWRARWGEQSPYAAMASATSIMRAQQILLADLDAALAPFNLTFARYEALVLLTFSRADGLPMSKVGERLMVHPTSATNIVQRLAAQGLVERLPNPRDGRGALARITDEGRRVMEEATSALHAIEFGLAALDEREHRELFDLLHKLRVHRGDFVSETD from the coding sequence GTGAGCGCTGCCAGACGACTGTCCTTCGACCCGATCCGGCGTGCCGCCGATCAGTGGCGGGCGCGCTGGGGCGAGCAGTCGCCGTACGCCGCGATGGCCTCGGCCACCTCGATCATGCGGGCGCAGCAGATCCTGCTGGCCGATCTCGACGCCGCGCTCGCACCGTTCAACCTGACGTTCGCGCGCTACGAAGCCCTGGTGCTGCTGACCTTCAGCCGCGCCGACGGGCTGCCGATGAGCAAGGTGGGGGAGCGGCTCATGGTGCACCCGACCAGTGCGACCAACATCGTGCAGCGCCTGGCCGCCCAGGGCCTGGTCGAGCGCCTGCCCAACCCGCGCGACGGGCGTGGTGCTCTCGCACGGATCACCGACGAGGGCCGCCGAGTCATGGAAGAGGCGACGAGCGCGCTGCACGCCATCGAGTTCGGGCTGGCCGCGCTGGACGAGCGTGAGCACCGCGAGCTGTTCGACCTCCTGCACAAGCTGCGCGTGCACCGCGGCGACTTCGTCTCCGAAACCGACTGA
- a CDS encoding acyl-CoA mutase large subunit family protein, whose amino-acid sequence MTSTPEPASPSTGRERWAQRFAAAQSKGQVRDADFTTLSGMEVEPAYGPTEGEVPERIGWPGEFPFTRGLYPTGYRGRTWTIRQFAGFGNAVQTNERYKLILQRGGGGLSVAFDMPTLMGRDSDDPLSLGEVGHCGVAIDSAADMEMLFKDIPLQDVTTSMTISGPAVPAFCMYLVAAERQGADISTLNGTLQTDIFKEYIAQKEWLFAPEPHLRLIGDLMEYTSAKIPAYKPLSVSGYHIREAGSTAAQEMAFTLADGFGYVELGLSRGLDVDTFAPGLSFFFDSHLDFFEEIAKFRAARRIWARWLRDVYGAKTDKAQWLRFHTQTAGVSLTAQQPMNNVVRTAVEALAAVLGGTNSLHTNALDETLALPTDQSAEVALRTQQVLMEETGVVNVADPLGGSWYVEALTDQIEAEAEKIFDKILTMGGSSVMSADTEGLAAQVEAGKGRTGKDVWPITAGILRGIEDGWFMSEIAEAAFQYQTALEKGDKKVVGVNVHTESMAHELEILRVSHEVERDQVAALADRKAGRDQAAVDAALATLCDVARGEGNMIEPMLQAVRAEATMGEICNALRDVWGVYREPARF is encoded by the coding sequence ATGACGAGTACGCCGGAGCCCGCCTCTCCCAGCACCGGTCGCGAGCGCTGGGCCCAGCGCTTCGCAGCGGCCCAGAGCAAGGGTCAGGTGCGCGATGCCGACTTCACGACCCTGTCCGGGATGGAGGTCGAGCCGGCGTACGGCCCGACCGAGGGTGAGGTGCCCGAGCGCATCGGCTGGCCCGGTGAGTTCCCGTTCACCCGCGGCCTCTACCCGACGGGCTACCGGGGCCGCACCTGGACGATCCGCCAGTTCGCGGGCTTCGGCAACGCGGTGCAGACCAACGAGCGCTACAAGCTGATCCTGCAGCGCGGCGGTGGCGGCCTGTCGGTCGCGTTCGACATGCCGACCCTGATGGGCCGCGACTCCGACGACCCGCTCAGCCTGGGCGAGGTCGGCCACTGCGGGGTCGCCATCGACTCCGCGGCCGACATGGAGATGCTGTTCAAGGACATCCCGCTGCAGGACGTCACCACGTCGATGACGATCTCGGGCCCGGCCGTCCCGGCGTTCTGCATGTACCTCGTGGCCGCCGAGCGTCAGGGCGCCGACATCAGCACGCTCAACGGCACGCTGCAGACCGACATCTTCAAGGAGTACATCGCTCAGAAGGAGTGGCTGTTCGCGCCCGAGCCGCACCTGCGTCTCATCGGCGACCTGATGGAGTACACCTCCGCGAAGATCCCCGCGTACAAGCCCCTGTCGGTCTCCGGCTACCACATCCGTGAGGCGGGCTCGACGGCCGCGCAGGAGATGGCGTTCACGCTCGCCGACGGCTTCGGGTACGTCGAGCTGGGCCTCTCCCGGGGCCTGGACGTCGACACGTTCGCACCCGGCCTGTCCTTCTTCTTCGACAGCCACCTCGACTTCTTCGAGGAGATCGCCAAGTTCCGCGCGGCCCGCCGCATCTGGGCGCGCTGGTTGCGCGACGTCTACGGCGCCAAGACCGACAAGGCTCAGTGGCTGCGCTTCCACACCCAGACGGCAGGCGTCTCGCTGACCGCGCAGCAGCCGATGAACAACGTCGTCCGCACCGCCGTCGAGGCGCTCGCAGCCGTGCTCGGCGGCACCAACTCGTTGCACACCAACGCGCTCGACGAGACGCTCGCCCTGCCGACCGACCAGTCGGCCGAGGTCGCGCTGCGCACCCAGCAGGTGCTGATGGAGGAGACCGGCGTCGTCAACGTCGCCGACCCGCTCGGCGGCAGCTGGTACGTCGAGGCCCTCACCGACCAGATCGAGGCCGAGGCCGAGAAGATCTTCGACAAGATCCTCACGATGGGCGGCAGCTCGGTCATGTCGGCCGACACCGAGGGGCTGGCCGCGCAGGTCGAGGCGGGCAAGGGTCGTACAGGGAAGGACGTCTGGCCGATCACGGCAGGCATCCTGCGCGGTATCGAGGACGGCTGGTTCATGTCCGAGATCGCCGAGGCGGCGTTCCAGTACCAGACGGCGCTGGAGAAGGGCGACAAGAAGGTCGTCGGCGTCAACGTCCACACCGAGTCGATGGCCCACGAGCTGGAGATCCTGCGCGTCAGCCACGAGGTCGAGCGCGACCAGGTCGCGGCGCTCGCCGACCGCAAGGCCGGTCGCGACCAGGCTGCCGTCGACGCCGCACTCGCGACGCTGTGCGACGTCGCCCGCGGCGAGGGCAACATGATCGAGCCGATGCTGCAGGCCGTGCGTGCCGAGGCGACGATGGGCGAGATCTGCAACGCGCTGCGCGACGTGTGGGGCGTCTACCGCGAGCCCGCGCGCTTCTGA
- a CDS encoding tetratricopeptide repeat protein, with protein sequence MTQQPLNAASLRGAVDLSSLANRPAGAPPAGGSGAPAGEAPASGATDGLVVEIDTQGFSALVSASTRYPVVITLWATSQPASRTPVDELARAVRKQEGRVQLGIVDIDQSPEIAQAFQQLGQQAQLPAGTPMTTVAFLQGQPMPLPPIPSEEAAGQLIDELVKVAVSNGITGRVPGDHTASDQDAGDDVEGDGEDAELPPLHQAAYDAIEQGDYDAAITAYEQALADNAGDEEARLGLGQVRLLQRTEGADLQQARAAAAADPHDLEAAKTVADLDVLGGHVEDAFTRLIDLVKVTAGDERNAAREHLIGLFDIVGSTDPRVKKARTALMSALY encoded by the coding sequence ATGACCCAGCAGCCTCTCAACGCGGCCTCGCTGCGCGGAGCCGTCGACCTGTCCAGCCTCGCCAACCGCCCCGCCGGTGCACCTCCGGCCGGTGGCTCCGGTGCTCCAGCCGGTGAGGCTCCGGCATCCGGCGCGACCGACGGACTCGTCGTCGAGATCGACACGCAGGGCTTCAGCGCGCTGGTCAGCGCCTCGACCCGCTACCCGGTCGTCATCACGCTGTGGGCGACGTCCCAGCCCGCGTCCCGCACCCCGGTCGACGAGCTCGCCCGCGCCGTACGCAAGCAGGAGGGGCGCGTCCAGCTCGGCATCGTCGACATCGACCAGTCGCCCGAGATCGCACAGGCGTTCCAGCAGCTCGGCCAGCAGGCGCAGCTGCCCGCAGGCACACCGATGACGACCGTTGCGTTCCTGCAGGGTCAGCCGATGCCGTTGCCGCCCATCCCGTCCGAGGAGGCGGCCGGCCAGCTGATCGACGAGCTCGTCAAGGTGGCCGTCAGCAACGGGATCACCGGCCGCGTCCCCGGCGACCACACCGCCTCCGATCAGGACGCCGGCGACGACGTGGAGGGCGACGGCGAGGACGCCGAGCTGCCCCCGCTGCACCAGGCGGCGTACGACGCGATCGAGCAGGGCGACTACGACGCCGCGATCACCGCGTACGAGCAGGCGCTCGCCGACAACGCCGGTGACGAGGAGGCGCGCCTCGGGTTGGGCCAGGTGCGGCTCCTGCAGCGCACCGAGGGCGCTGACCTCCAGCAGGCGCGCGCCGCTGCGGCCGCCGACCCGCACGACCTCGAGGCCGCCAAGACCGTCGCCGACCTGGACGTGCTCGGCGGTCACGTCGAGGACGCGTTCACCCGCCTCATCGACCTGGTCAAGGTCACGGCCGGCGACGAGCGCAACGCCGCCCGTGAGCACCTCATCGGGCTGTTCGACATCGTCGGAAGCACCGATCCGCGGGTCAAGAAGGCACGGACGGCCCTGATGTCCGCGCTGTACTGA
- a CDS encoding alpha/beta hydrolase-fold protein — protein sequence MHLRLPDPERRYASVELDSPGIGGPSEWRGGVWRRRVTRPRVQRIEYHFRAIGTDGRLRYKLDPDAVRTVQTAFGPRSVWESSRYQQPAWLDQPGVTGSMTPMELPSELADPLPVTVWVPRGLRSRQPAPLLWCHDGPEYAERADLVQWAASHVAEGALPPFRLVLAQPVRRMRWYAASPGYLRSVDLALDALSEKYAVRGPLAVMGASLGGLTSLLVGLRRDDVGAVLSQSGSFFDAEPVARDVVYARMSLWPVSGSTFLSQGETRRWV from the coding sequence GTGCACCTGAGGCTGCCCGACCCCGAGCGGCGCTACGCCTCGGTCGAGCTCGACAGCCCCGGGATCGGCGGTCCGAGCGAGTGGCGCGGCGGCGTCTGGCGTCGCCGGGTCACCCGGCCGCGGGTGCAGCGCATCGAGTATCACTTCCGGGCGATCGGCACCGACGGTCGACTGCGCTACAAGCTGGACCCGGACGCCGTCCGCACCGTGCAGACGGCGTTCGGCCCGCGATCGGTGTGGGAGTCCTCGCGCTACCAGCAGCCGGCGTGGCTCGACCAGCCCGGCGTCACGGGCTCGATGACGCCGATGGAGCTGCCGAGCGAGCTCGCCGACCCGTTGCCCGTGACGGTCTGGGTGCCGCGGGGGCTGCGGTCGCGGCAGCCTGCACCGCTGCTGTGGTGCCATGACGGTCCCGAGTACGCCGAGCGCGCCGACCTCGTGCAGTGGGCCGCGTCGCACGTCGCCGAGGGTGCGCTGCCGCCCTTCCGGCTCGTCCTCGCTCAACCGGTTCGCCGCATGCGCTGGTACGCCGCCTCGCCCGGCTACCTGCGGTCGGTCGACCTCGCCCTCGATGCGCTGAGCGAGAAGTACGCCGTCCGCGGTCCGCTCGCCGTCATGGGCGCGAGCCTCGGCGGGCTCACGTCCCTGCTGGTCGGCCTGCGCCGCGACGATGTCGGCGCGGTGCTGTCCCAGTCGGGCTCGTTCTTCGACGCTGAACCTGTTGCGCGAGACGTGGTCTACGCCAGGATGAGCCTGTGGCCGGTCAGCGGGTCGACCTTCCTGTCCCAGGGCGAGACGCGTCGCTGGGTGTGA
- a CDS encoding esterase family protein encodes MIRHGHYGRPVLVFPSEGGRAEDFVRHGMLGAVANLVEQGRVTLFCVDSADRTTWSDRSVPSEERARRHHDYTRWLEKSAMPWIAGELGGQHELITLGTSMGAYHAVDFALTHADIAPLAIGLSGSYDVTAWHGWGDRGDATYFANPTDYVTGMHGAHLDWIRSRVSVLLVAGQGPLEAAPAQALPSSKKFADLLADKGIPHQLDVWGPDVEHDWPWWHRQTAHHLPRFC; translated from the coding sequence GTGATCCGCCACGGTCACTACGGCCGGCCCGTGCTGGTGTTCCCGAGTGAGGGCGGCCGGGCCGAGGACTTCGTCCGCCACGGCATGCTCGGTGCGGTGGCCAACCTGGTCGAGCAGGGCCGCGTGACGTTGTTCTGCGTGGACTCCGCCGACCGCACCACCTGGTCGGACCGCTCGGTCCCCAGCGAAGAACGCGCCCGTCGCCATCACGACTACACCCGTTGGCTCGAGAAGTCGGCGATGCCGTGGATCGCCGGCGAGCTCGGCGGCCAGCACGAGCTGATCACGCTCGGGACGTCGATGGGCGCCTACCATGCGGTGGACTTCGCGCTCACGCACGCCGACATCGCGCCGCTCGCGATCGGGCTGTCCGGCAGCTACGACGTCACCGCCTGGCACGGCTGGGGCGACCGGGGCGATGCGACTTACTTCGCCAACCCGACCGACTACGTCACCGGCATGCACGGGGCTCACCTCGACTGGATCCGGTCGCGGGTCAGCGTGCTCCTCGTCGCCGGCCAAGGGCCTCTCGAAGCGGCACCGGCCCAGGCGCTGCCGTCGTCGAAGAAGTTCGCAGACCTGTTGGCGGACAAGGGAATTCCGCATCAGCTCGACGTGTGGGGGCCTGATGTCGAGCACGACTGGCCGTGGTGGCACCGCCAGACCGCGCACCACCTGCCGAGATTCTGCTGA
- a CDS encoding MFS transporter, which yields MTTTLRADRDFRRYWAARTVSVTGSLVTMIALPVLVYHLTGSASLTALTTALEALPYVLVGLFAGAIADRHDRKRVMVTADIANAAVIASVPLAWWLDLLTVGHALAAAFVVQTLFTFFDGANFGALPVLVGTDRIGAANSAIFGVGGVLDLLVPAVVGALLVFWSPAAVLALDALSFLVSALLVRSISRPLSLPRERARRTSAQALLADVREGVQFLVGHKGVRTTTVIGTLQSIAGAAFMSLAVVFSDRVLHVGTSGWRFGMLYSAWGIGGIGAAALVPRLLRVASPGRVITFAIPVSGLAGVTVALAPSWAIAVTAMVIWGVAYQVVLISSLTYRQQVTPEAMLGRVNTAGRMLSWGVGWTAGSLGASALARVVDVRAAMAALTCAGVVAALVAWTSPLRQGDGAPA from the coding sequence GTGACGACGACGCTGCGCGCGGACCGCGACTTCCGGCGCTACTGGGCTGCTCGTACCGTGTCGGTCACCGGTTCGCTGGTCACGATGATCGCGCTGCCGGTGCTCGTCTACCACCTCACCGGGTCGGCCTCGCTGACCGCGCTGACGACGGCGTTGGAAGCCCTTCCGTACGTCCTCGTCGGACTCTTCGCAGGCGCGATCGCCGACCGGCACGACCGCAAGCGGGTGATGGTGACGGCCGACATCGCCAACGCCGCAGTCATCGCCTCGGTGCCCCTCGCGTGGTGGCTCGACCTGCTCACGGTGGGGCATGCGCTCGCGGCCGCGTTCGTCGTACAGACCTTGTTCACGTTCTTCGACGGAGCGAACTTCGGAGCACTGCCCGTGCTCGTCGGCACCGACCGGATCGGCGCCGCCAACTCGGCGATCTTCGGAGTCGGGGGAGTGCTCGACCTCCTCGTACCGGCGGTGGTCGGTGCGCTGCTCGTGTTCTGGTCGCCCGCGGCCGTCCTGGCGCTCGACGCGCTGAGCTTTCTGGTGTCGGCGCTTCTGGTGCGTTCGATCTCACGACCGCTGTCCCTGCCTCGTGAGCGTGCGCGTCGTACGAGCGCGCAGGCCCTGCTGGCCGATGTGCGCGAAGGCGTGCAATTCCTGGTGGGGCACAAGGGAGTTCGTACGACGACCGTGATCGGTACGCTCCAGTCGATCGCCGGCGCGGCGTTCATGTCGTTGGCGGTGGTGTTCTCCGACCGGGTGCTGCACGTCGGCACCTCGGGGTGGCGGTTCGGGATGCTCTACAGCGCCTGGGGGATCGGCGGCATCGGCGCTGCTGCACTGGTGCCGCGGCTGCTGCGCGTGGCCTCGCCCGGCCGGGTCATCACGTTCGCGATCCCGGTGTCGGGCCTGGCCGGCGTGACTGTCGCGCTGGCGCCGTCGTGGGCGATCGCGGTGACCGCCATGGTGATCTGGGGTGTCGCGTACCAGGTCGTCCTGATCTCCTCGCTGACCTACCGTCAGCAGGTCACACCCGAGGCGATGCTCGGCCGGGTCAACACCGCGGGACGGATGCTGTCGTGGGGCGTCGGCTGGACCGCCGGGTCGCTCGGGGCGAGTGCGCTCGCGCGAGTGGTCGACGTCCGGGCCGCGATGGCTGCGCTGACGTGCGCGGGCGTCGTGGCCGCCCTGGTCGCCTGGACATCGCCGCTTCGCCAGGGTGATGGGGCTCCCGCCTGA
- a CDS encoding HNH endonuclease signature motif containing protein, with the protein MAIETTAAAASRGASHAGASAVVRSAGTTLRGISAVLSRVDHAGMWALSGEQVEELLVSVAAVRAVLDRVEVAAVREGVSRGLQTEHGYGAVDWVRRCQQRAGGAAVADPAHIARVLRVAATADRRGASAVWEGFASGGVGLGKADQVARFEREVSPVARAEDVEAAVMDLVGAAGDDEDGTGLTPRELATAIRYAGQLIKPERDLDAEHDARARGRSLSKRPGPAGMSEYRVLLDPDGAAVIDAAVAGLSAPVAGPDGEPDPRGGALRRADALVEIVRRGVSSPGAAPKTTKAQVIITMTLTDLLEQLRARGHDRRPGRSASGAGVTATGEVLSATEVRRHACDAGIIPMVLGSAGEVLDVGSEVRLFTPAQRRALWHRDGGCTYPGCTIPAQWCDAHHVVWWSRGGRTDLDSVALLCGRHHTTVHRLDLAAVVTPTGVTWDLRAGSGSSSGQP; encoded by the coding sequence ATGGCCATCGAGACCACTGCTGCCGCTGCTTCGCGGGGCGCCTCGCATGCGGGTGCGTCAGCGGTGGTCCGTTCTGCGGGCACGACCCTGCGGGGCATCTCCGCGGTGCTGTCGCGGGTGGACCACGCGGGCATGTGGGCCCTGTCCGGTGAGCAGGTCGAAGAGCTGCTGGTGTCCGTCGCTGCGGTGCGGGCGGTGCTCGACAGGGTCGAGGTCGCTGCGGTCCGAGAGGGCGTGTCGCGCGGATTGCAGACCGAGCACGGTTATGGCGCGGTCGACTGGGTGCGGCGTTGTCAGCAACGAGCCGGCGGAGCGGCGGTCGCCGATCCCGCACACATCGCACGGGTGCTGCGGGTCGCGGCGACGGCCGACCGGCGCGGCGCGTCAGCGGTGTGGGAAGGGTTCGCCTCAGGGGGCGTGGGGCTGGGCAAGGCCGACCAGGTCGCTCGCTTCGAGCGTGAGGTGTCGCCGGTCGCGCGGGCCGAAGACGTGGAGGCCGCCGTCATGGACCTGGTCGGTGCCGCCGGCGATGACGAGGACGGCACGGGGCTGACGCCGCGTGAGCTGGCGACGGCGATCCGGTATGCCGGGCAGCTGATCAAGCCGGAGCGTGACCTGGACGCCGAGCACGACGCACGGGCGCGGGGAAGGTCGCTGAGCAAGCGGCCCGGACCAGCAGGAATGTCCGAGTACCGCGTGCTCCTCGACCCCGACGGTGCGGCGGTCATCGATGCCGCGGTCGCCGGGTTGTCGGCCCCGGTCGCCGGTCCTGACGGCGAGCCCGATCCGCGCGGCGGGGCCTTGCGGCGAGCGGACGCGTTGGTCGAGATCGTGCGTCGCGGCGTGTCCTCCCCGGGGGCCGCGCCCAAGACGACCAAGGCGCAGGTGATCATCACGATGACGTTGACCGACCTGCTCGAGCAGCTCCGCGCGAGGGGTCACGATCGCCGCCCGGGTCGCAGCGCTTCGGGCGCTGGGGTGACGGCGACGGGCGAGGTGCTGTCGGCCACCGAGGTACGCCGCCACGCCTGCGACGCCGGGATCATCCCGATGGTGCTGGGTTCGGCCGGAGAGGTCCTGGACGTCGGCAGCGAGGTCCGTCTCTTCACCCCCGCCCAACGCCGAGCGCTGTGGCACCGCGACGGCGGGTGCACCTATCCGGGCTGCACGATCCCGGCCCAGTGGTGCGACGCCCACCACGTCGTGTGGTGGTCCCGCGGCGGCCGCACCGACCTGGACAGCGTTGCGTTGTTGTGCGGGAGGCACCACACCACGGTGCACCGGCTCGACCTGGCCGCGGTGGTCACGCCAACCGGAGTGACGTGGGACCTCCGCGCGGGTTCGGGCTCCAGCTCTGGCCAACCTTGA
- a CDS encoding AAA family ATPase, whose product MRTPTGTARTQLVVLRGNSGSGKSTLATALRERPMSVVQQDHVRRIMLHEDGSEATPETGVLLDRVVRFCLDRGKDVVLEGILDAARYRPVITALLDDHVGLNHVYYLDVRFEETVLRHGTRPERFAFSAEQMREWYRPHDVLGVDDELVVGADSSFAQTLARIADALDAGAARTT is encoded by the coding sequence GTGCGTACGCCGACCGGCACTGCTCGTACGCAGCTCGTCGTCCTGCGGGGAAACTCCGGCTCCGGAAAGTCGACTCTCGCGACGGCGCTGCGCGAGCGGCCGATGTCCGTCGTGCAGCAGGACCACGTGCGACGCATCATGCTCCATGAGGACGGCAGCGAGGCCACGCCCGAGACCGGCGTGCTCCTCGACCGCGTGGTGCGGTTCTGCCTCGACCGCGGCAAGGACGTCGTGCTCGAGGGCATCCTCGACGCCGCCCGCTACCGCCCTGTCATCACCGCACTGCTCGACGACCACGTCGGCCTGAATCACGTGTACTACCTGGACGTCCGGTTCGAGGAGACGGTGCTGCGCCACGGCACCCGACCCGAGCGCTTCGCCTTCAGCGCCGAGCAGATGCGCGAGTGGTATCGCCCGCACGACGTGCTCGGGGTCGACGACGAGCTGGTCGTCGGGGCCGATTCCAGCTTTGCCCAGACGCTCGCACGCATCGCAGACGCTCTCGACGCGGGCGCGGCCCGCACTACGTGA